Proteins found in one Miscanthus floridulus cultivar M001 chromosome 4, ASM1932011v1, whole genome shotgun sequence genomic segment:
- the LOC136548036 gene encoding uncharacterized protein, translating to MPLSESDLEVNHKDDPDHETALEVEPEPLSVEEVIFNSLEMARKEEEDRHLHAITQKETDDSILKHVVEISKEEERRRKEEEKCRHEEEERRHEEEERHHQEETERRRLTMDAERRWRRAERKKRKEEHQQQGDDACGSTGSN from the coding sequence ATGCCGTTGTCCGAATCAGACCTCGAGGTGAACCACAAGGACGATCCAGACCATGAGACCGCATTAGAGGTGGAACCAGAACCTCTTTCGGTGGAGGAGGTCATCTTCAACTCGTTGGAGATGgctcggaaggaggaggaggatcgGCACCTCCACGCCATCACACAGAAGGAGACCGACGATAGCATCCTAAAGCACGTCGTtgagatctccaaggaggaggagcgccgccgcaagGAGGAGGAGAAATGCCGccatgaggaggaggagcgccgccacgaggaggaggagcgccaccACCAGGAGGAGACCGAGCGGCGGCGTCTCACGATGGACGCGGAACGGCGCTGGCGCAGGGCTGAGCGAAAGAAGCGCAAAGAGGAGCACCAGCAGCAGGGGGACGACGCATGCGGCAGCACTGGcagtaattag